A segment of the Cutaneotrichosporon cavernicola HIS019 DNA, chromosome: 6 genome:
CAGCCCGAGCCCAAGACGGATACCCAGGACGAGCCCGAACCCAAGGCAGACAAGGATGAGTCCAAGCCCAAGACCGAGACAGAGCTGGAGGGGCCTTCAAAACCTGAAAGCGACacagcagcaacaacaGCCAAGGAGCTCGTGGAAAACACGCCCACCTCGTCTAAGAGCACACCGCACGATCCcgctgtcgtcgccgctgcgGCTGTGGGGGAACCCACCGCaacggccgaggacgacgtcgcgaCCCACCTTGCCGACTCTGAGCGGCGCTTTGAGGGTGAGCTACTCTACCCTCGCCTAGTTGACACCAGACCTCTCAAAACGATACACCGAACTCCTGTCGCAGACGTATGCTGCTAACAAGGTGTTCAAGGATCTCACGCCGCTCGATGGCGTCGCGGATcccgacgcgctcgagggaTGGGTGCGGATGGTTACGGGAAAGATCGACATGATGAACGACGAGTTTAAGCGGATGAGAGACAAGCTTGCATGTGGGTCGTCGTCTCCTATCGCCTCTAACAACAGTGCAAGACTCCCGCATGGAGGAGCTACGCGACACGCACCGGCTCGAGGGCACATCCCAAACCGACCTGATCAAAAACCTGAGGCAGCAGCTTTCGGTCGCAGATAACAGCCTGAACGCCAAGGCCAGCGACCTCGTGGCGCAAGGAACGCTCAAATCGGACCTGCTCAAGGCACAACAAacggccaaggacgaggaggagaagcggaCCAAGGCGATCAGCCTGCTCAAGACGGTGCGGCAGAAGAACGTCAAGgtggagcgcgagaaggaggagatggcgcgTGAGCTCGCGGAGGCGCGCGCTGATCGCACCCGCGctctcgaggacgtcgagaagatcaaggccgacaaggAGCGTGAGGTTACTAACCTGCGCAAGGGgttcgagcgcgagctctCATCTGCCAAGGAACGCGCGGACAAGGAGCTCTCGGCACGCAGAGGCGCGTGGGAGCTCGAGATGATCACGACCAAGGCGGGACACGCCAAGGAGCTGAGCGCGCAGCGTACGAAGATCGCTGGGCTCGAGGCCAGCGTCAAGGAACTCACGTCCAAGACATCCGTACAGTTCGCGACACTCGAGTCGcggcaggccgaggcggagggtgctcgtgccgagctcgagaccgTGCGTGGGCGAACAaacgagctcgagttcCAGCTCCGCGAGGCTCGCGAACAGCTCGCactcctcgaggacgcacCGCGGCGCTCGGCACCACCGTCACGCACAGCGTCcccgtcgagggcggcggcggacgTACAGCGCCtactcgccgacgcggacgcgcgcTCCGCGGCCAAGATTTCCGAGCTCAAGACCAGAGTCCTGGcactcgagcgcgagcgcaccgaactcgaggaggactgggctgccaagctcgcgcagcgGGTACGGGAGCTCGAAAGCCTCCAGACCACCCTTGGCGCGAAGGAaagcgaggcggcgcgtgcagccgaggcgcgcaaggaACGAGACGCGCGCCTGGACGCGGCagacgcggcgcgccgcgagatggagcgcCAGATGTCCGCACTCCGCTCCGAGGTGGAATCTGCGCGTGCAGATGTCGCGGTTGCAGCTGAGGCGGAGCGTgttgcgcgcgacgagctcgcggctGCACAGGGCGGGGCTGCGGGCATCGCAGCGCagctggaggaggccaaggctgcaGGCGAGCGCATGAAGGCCGCGAACCGTACGCTGCgtgacgagctgcgcaaggTTCAGAGCTCGGCGCAGCTTCTCGaacgccagcgcggccCAGGCGTCGGGTATTGGGCACAGGGCCAGCCATCCGGTTCTCAGTCACCCACTACTGCGTCGCCATCACAAACCAGCTCGCCCAagccagaggaggaagaggtcaACCTCGAGTACCTGCGCAACGTAATCCTGCagttcctcgagcaccGCGAGATGCGGCCCAACCTCGTGCGCGTTCTCAGCGTCATCCTGCGCTTTACGCCGCAGGAGCTGCGGCGCCTTAATGCCAAGCTCATGTCATAGAGATGTAGAGTAGTCGTACGGAATGAGCCGAAGGATGGCGGTGCCTGGGACCAGTAAGGCAAATACTGGGAGTGGCCGAACTGGGGCCCGCACCGTTGTGCTCCAACGTTTTCATCACCCTCACAACGTAACCACTCTAAACCCTGCAGCTCGGCCACCATCTGCCGACTGGCGGCCCGACATCCATCGGATCGTGTTCCATCGGATCGCTAAATGTGGCATGTGACCAGTGCCTATCTCGGTAAATTGGGTGGGCAGCCCTGCCCACTCAATTCGGGCGCTCGTTGGTGCCTTGGTgtctccttgccgtcgagcttgcAGCTTCCACCATTGCTTAGGATGCGCCAAGACTGCCAAGACCCATATCCGGGACTAACCTGCTAACCTGCTAGTCGGATCGTGCCGGCTGGATGTGCCCCGttccagctcgagcgctAGTGCCACTGACCATCTGACGGAGCTTATCCGCTCACGACACTGCTCGTCGCAAGCCAGAACGGTGTCAGAGGCTGCAGTCGCCTGCCCACTCCGTACCGACTACATGCGCTCACCTGTGGGGCCAACTGAACGGACTCGCCGAACGTCGCGCCATGGAGTACTAATGTCCAGCGTGGCTTGTCATCTTTGGCATTGACACCCACTTAGACACAAACCATgaaggacgacaaggacacgGTGGTCCACGCCGAAAATGTCcacgccgaggcggtggaACATGACGAGAAGAACATGTACGACGCGACCGAGCACCTCGAAACCACGCACGAGGGTGACCACGGTATCCGCCGCGACCTCCCCCCTCGCGTGGTGTCAATGATCGCCATCGCCGGCACGATCGGCACAggcctcttcctctcctcgggcgccgcgctcaccACGGGCGGTCCGGTCGGCGCATGGATCGGATACACGGCCATGGGCATGGCTGTGGGATGCATGATGTATTGTCTCGGCGAGATGTGCGTaacccccctcccccctccccagTTGGCTGCGCTCCGCTGATGCCAGGATGTGTTTCGCCCCAAACGTCGGCGCATACATCGAAATGAGCCGCGTGTACATCGGCCCAGCAGAGGGATTCGCGCACGCAGTAAACGTCATGCTCCAAGTCACTGTTGGTATGCCATCGGAGATTAGCGCCGTCGCAGTCCTCATGACATACTGGGACGATAACAAGCAGCACATGGCGGCGTATATTACTGCAGCCATTCTGTTGCTTGTTGCAGCGAACATGGTTGGGGTTAAGTGGTGCGTCTTGTTTGTCTTCCCTCCACGTTCTACTCCAAGCTTCCTCCCATATCTTCCAAAcacccccacctcccaccaatcccccccccccaatCCTTCCCTCGTCCACCCTAACCCCAGGTACGGCGAGATCGAATTCTTCTTCGCATGGGTCAAGGTCCTGACCCTCCTCGGTCTCATCATCTTTGGCCTAATCGCCAACCTAGGCGGCATCCCCCCTAAACGCGAATTCATCGGCGGAAGATACTGGCGCGACGAGCCGTTCAACGACGacttcctctccctcaaGCCCGTCAGCCTCGCCCGCTTCCTCGGCTTCTGGGCAGTCCTTacccgcgccgccttctcctATTCTGGCATCGAgaccctcgccgccctcgccggcgAAGCGCACAACCCCCGCAAGACGATGAAGACGGCGGTCCGCACGATATTCTACCGCATTGTCGGCCTCTATATCCTAAGTATCCTCATCATCGGGCTCAATGTGAGCCGCCACGATCCGGCCCTCTTGGACGCAATGAAGACTGGCGGCGGGACAGCAGCCGCGTCACCATTTGTGGTGATTTGCCACAATACCGGCGTAAAGGTACTTCCAGACTTGATTAATGGCATCGTCCTCACTTCGGCCCTCTCGTGCGGAAACGAGGTCATGTACGCCCAAGCTCGCTTCACCATGGCTCTGGCGCGTAATGGATGGCTCCCAAAATCCGTCTTTCTGTACACTACCCGCCAAGGTGTTCCGCTCTATGGCGTGCTTTACGGCGCAGCAAGCTGCTGCCTGGCCTATATGGCCTGTTCGGCCGGAAGCAACAAGGTCTTCCTCTGGCTGTCGAATTTGAACGCCCTCTGCGCCATGGTCACCTGGACGCTCATTTGCGTCGCATATACCCGATTCTTCCACGCTATGCGGGTACAGGGTGTCGATCGGCGTAAACTCACCTTCCGGGGTTTTGGACAGCCATACGTCGCGTACTTTTGTATCGCTTGGTTCACATCGATTGTCCTCTTCAACGGATTCACAAACTTCATCCACGGGttcaaggccaaggagtTTGTCGCGTCTTACATCACCATCCCGATTGTTTTCCTTATGTGGGCGGGATACAAGGTCATTAGGCGGACGAAAATCATTcccctcgaccgcgtcgatCTTAGTGCTGgcccagcaccagcacTCGCGGGCACGCAGTACGACAACGTCGTCGTGCCCACTGTTTCTGTGGTGTAACGGGGCGGGACGGGACGGGAcggggcggggcggggcggggagggagtggggaTTGGGATTGGGATGTGGGAATCGGGACCAGTGATCAAATAGTTGTCAGAAGGATACAGTAGCAAGACAGATGTAAGGATACATGGAGATACAAGCCTACGAGCTACGTGCCCTCCTCCAGGAAGCCGCGGAAGAGaccctcccactcgtcccACAATGAACCGCCCTCAGCCGGCATGGAGGGATACCAAGCGACGCTGGTCGGAGTAGGTGGGCTCTCCTCCTGCCGGGTGGACATGCTCAACCCCGAATAAGGATCCACAACTTCGTCCGTCCAAGCATGCTCGGGCACATAAGACGGGGGTTCGCGCGCCTGCTGGATCCTGGCCACGCGCTGTGCCCTTCGCGCCCGCACCAACCGACGCACACCCTCGAGAACGCCGACCGCACCCGCGTTCGTACGactccatcccctcccaGCACACAACCTCAGACTATCCAGTGCGCCATCCAGCGCATCGACATCATGTAcgctccccctccccgcgagctcggcataAGCAATAGCCATGCCGGCCGTGAACGCGCTCGTCCCGAACGCCCACAGTGCCGCATCGCCCTCTGCCACGAGACCGAGTTCGcgcaccgcctcgccgagagcATGTGCCGCCACGAGACCGCGGGCGAGTGGGTCAATCCCTGCCGCGAGGAGACCCATACGCTCAACGCCGTCGCGTAACGCAAAGTGTGGGCGGTAGAGCGATACGAGGGCGTCGTGCATCGCGATCCGGGTGATTAGGCCTTCTGCGCCCATCTTGAtgtgggaggggagggtgaCCCAGAACGCGTCGATGGCGCCGTGCGCTTCGGCCAGGCGTTCAGCTAATGTCGTTGGCTGGGCCATGATCTCCTTTTGGGCGAGCACGAGATCCGCCCATGCGATCTTGGAGTCTGGGAACGcccactcggcctcgacgtccgTTAAGAGTGCTGCTTCTTgggccgtcgaggcggccaatAAGGCGGCGTCagagaggacgaggggcCGTGGGACATGAGGGCCAGGATCGAACGGTAGTCCGAGGCGGACGGCAGTGAACCTGGAGTCAGTGTGGTCAACACGGGAGAAACAAGACTCACGCCTGTGTAATGTACAGATGGTACCATatccgccgccgtcgctcgCGGTCCCACAACCTCTCCTCCTGGTCCACATGTATTCGAGCTAGGAGGACCGCAGCCCGCGCACTCCCCACAGCGACCCAAGCACGCGCTGAACTCGATGCTGGCCCCGTAAGTTCCGCGCCGCAAGCCACAATTGCGGCGTGTGCGTAGTCCATATTATGAGGGCCGTATGTCGTGATGTGTCGTAGTAGACCGTCGGTTAGGCGGCGGAGTGTTTGTGCCTCGCGTTGGGTcgagagcgcgccgacAAGACATATGGCTGCCAGCAGGGCGAGACGAGGGGCGTCTCCTCCATCCGcattgaggaggagggagggcgtgatggtgagagaggagaagagagagggagggacgTAGCGAAATAACCTGTCGAAGGCTTGGAAAGCTTCGATGAGGGTGTGGACCCCATCAGGTggggggaagagggcgaTTAGGGCGGCCagctccccctcctccccttcctcacccccctcttccctctctaTATTGGGGACACCGTTCTTCGCATGTACAGTGCGTGCGTCTAATCCCCCCAAGGCAGCGTACGCGCATCCATCGGGCAGGCCGGCACGCGTACATGCCTCGCAGGGGTGGTTGCGGTCGCAGCGGAGCTTGAggcggcgacagcgaccGCATACGCGGGTTGCGCGCAGGCGTCGTCGTTTCGGGTCGGGTGGACTGGGTTAGTGCGTCCAAGGAGGGCTCACCTCGATCGATTGGGCATTGTTGATGATCCATATATGTTGGGATGGGAGATGTGGACTGGTCGGATTTAAGTGGGGATCGGTATCTGATAAGTGGCGCAGGTCAGGCCGAGGTGCTGTCCCAGAGTCCCTCCTTGCCTTCTCCTAACCTGCCCACCAAGCTAACCCCACCCCTTCACACACATAGCGTACTCATGCATCCTCCTATTAGGGTATAAAGTCGATTAGTCCTCAAACGGTTTTGGGTGCAACACCGGAATAATGTAGTTGTATCTGAAACGCGAAAAATAGTGGCGCCCGTGATAGCGGTGTGCTGCCATGACGGGGCGGCTGGTAGCGGCTTACTCAAACTAGGTGGCGCGAGGGGTGGTGGGCTCccgcacctcgtcgaccttgaaGCCGAGCGAGTCCGTGGAAACTATGGGCGTGTTGCTGAGTGGAGACGCAGGGGCAGTTGCGAATCGGTCGCTTTCAAGCAGAGAGTCGACGGTCGAAGCGACGCTAGCCGTGCGCATGTGCGGGAGCGGGGGAAGGGCCGCGCTCTCGTACcgcgcgacatgctcgGGAGTCGTCGCGGTCACGTCGACCTTGGTGGTAGTCGTCTCCTTCGGCTTGATCGGGGAGTTTAGGTCGATGGTCGAACCCTCCGCGAGCAACTGCGACTCGTCAGAGGCAGGCTCGGCAGGCccctcggcgacgtggcTCAGCTCAGCTTCGTACGGCTCCGTGGAAGTCGAGATGAGGTGGGGCGATGGAGACGGCGATGCGGAGCGCTTTAAGCGCGCCTCGCTAGACGCCtgcagcgacgacgcgtccgAGTCAAAGGCCGGGGCAAGCGGCGGTGCATTGGGAGCAACTTCGGTGGCAGTGACAACTGGAGCCGCAGTGATGCCGAAGGCGTCGAGAGGCGGCGCCTTGATGGGCGCGCTGCTCTCGGCAAACGTGGCGACGTTTGGGCTGGGCTGCAAGCTGCGGCTCTCCTCCTGGATCGGCGTGGGGACGCTTGGGATCTCCgactcgccgagctcacggAGAGCGTCAATGCCAGGCGTGTCCTTGTCGATGAAGGCCGAGAGACGAGGGAAGGCAGtgtcggccttgcggaGAGGGGACTCAGCGGGCGACTCGATCGACTTGGTGGGCACGATCATTGGGCCGTCCATTAAAGGCGAGCCGGTATGGGGGGGAGGGCTCTGGCGCAGGTTGGCAAGGTCTGGCGAGGCGATGCGCAGGTCGTCACCGAAAGCCGATAAGCGGGGAAACTGACCAGCCTTAGTGGCAGAGAGGGAGCCctggcgggcgaggcgggcgggGGTGTACGATGACGCAGGGGTGTTCTCGACGGATGAGAACGTCTCGCGGATGGGCATGGCGGGGGTGCgtggcgaggcggagagcTCGCGAGAGACTTCGCTAGGTACCTCGTCAGCAACAGGCTCAGTCGCGAGAGCCGTATGCTCAGACTCAGCAGTGGCAGGCGCGGCGTCCTCCAGTTCGACAGTCTCGGTAGCCTGCTCAGGAGAAGAAGCGAAGATGACAGCCGCGGTGGAAGCCTCAGCGGTCTCAgcggccttgacctcggaAGTCTCTTCAGAAGCCGGAGCGGGGATCTCCGCGGGAGGTGCAATCTCATCCGGAGCGGGGACCTCGACCTGAGCGGGAGCCTCCGGCGAAGGGGCAACACCCGAAGCAACGACCTCGGAGTCGGCCTCAGTGGTAGGCAGAACGGCAACCACCGGCTCAACACCCGTGCtcgccttgatctccttTGAAAGCTCAGGGGCTGTCTCGACGGCGGGCTCAGTGATAGCCTCGGTGACAGACTCAGTGACAGTCTCGGGGACCGGCTCAGCGGACGCAAGAGCCAACACAGAGGTCGCCTCGTTAACAACCTCAGTTGGGGCGGTTTCGGCCTCGGTGATCTCTTTGGTTTCTCCCACAGCGGGAGGAGTGACTCCAACCCCGGCGATGGGCTCAGACTCAACGGGAATGGACTCGGCGGCTGGAATGGGCGAAACCTCTAGAGTGGGCTCGCCAGCGGGTGAGGACTCAGCCACGAGCTCGGTAGGCTTGGGCTCGGTGGTCTCCTCCGTCGCCCCAGACTTGTCCTGCGCCGTGGTCTGGGGCTGGTCCTCAGTGGCAGGCTCCATGGTCTCCGCGGCCTCCGCGATCTCCTTGACGGCAGGCTCCTCCACGACCTGGGGGACGGCTTCGACCTCAgtctcggccttgacctcaGGAGGGGCTTCAgacttgtccttgtcctccttgagcacgatggccgcggccgccgcgacacCCGCCGTCGCGGCTGCTGCAGCCGCAACGGGCGCCGTGGGCGTGGTTCGGGTCACGCCGCtcttcttgggcttgagaAAGCGGGACGCAaagccctcctccttgtccttctcgtGCTTGGGAGACTTGGGGGACGGCGCGGGCTTGAGGGGCTTGGTCGGCAACACGGGCGAGGTCTGGCTGGCACGGCGGTTGAACAGCGACGAAATGCGGGCCACGCGCGACATGCCCTCGAGATCAGAAGTCTTGCGGCGGAGCGTGTTCTCGGGCGTGGTGAGCGAGCCCGATGACGGTGAGTGTTCAATGTTCTTAGGCGATAGCGTGGCGCTGGTGGTGCtgggcgagcgcaaggtACCATTAGAAgcgacggcagcggcagcagcgACACCAgtcgcggcgagggcaaTAAAGCCTGCCTTCTTGTCAGTAGTGCTGGAAggctcctcgacgagagTGGCGGACTCAACAGGAGCAGCGGCCTCCTTGGTGGCAggctcggcgaggtcatCAACCTTCTCATCGGAGGCAATGGGAACCACCTCAGCGGCAGGAGAagcgacgacctcgagagcAGGCTCCTCGGTCTCCACCTTCACAACGGGTTTGGCAACTGGCTCAGAGACGGGCTCGGGAAGCTCGACCGTCTCGGCGGCTGGCTCGACTTTCTCAACCACAACCTCCGCGGTTACCTCACGGGCCTCCGGCTCAGCATGAGCCGTCATCTTGGGCTCAGCGGCAGCCTCGGTCTTCACACCCGGCTGGACCTCAGGCGATGGAACAATGACCGCGGGAACAATGGCGACAGGGGCCTCCGGGGCAGGGGCCACCGGCTCAATGGACTGGCCGTCTGTGCACTCAGGACCTTCAGGGGAGAAACGCTCAAGAGCTGCGCGGATctcgggctcgagctcgtcctgcTCCGGGTCCGCACGGTCCATGGGGGACGGGTCTGGGATTGCAGAAGCGAGGGCCGTATTGGCTGCGTCGATGCTTGCAGTGGAGTGCGCCGAGGATTCATCGGGGTTCGGGCTGCCGTGCATCACGTACACGCCACCAGCGGCCGCGAGCGTGCCGCCAACAGTCTTGGTGAGGTTGCGGTAGCTGTGGTGCGGCGAGTCCTTGGGCTCGGCGGGGATTATGACGGTCTGCTCCTCGCTACCACGGGTCTCGGCCCAGTGGCGCCACAACTTCTCGTCCAGGTCGTACCACTTCTTCATGTTGGTGAGGGGCTTGAGGTCTGTGTCGATGAGCTTGACGGTGGACTTGGGTTCATCGAGCTCGTATCCGGATCCAGTGTTGCggaggacggcgcggaTGATCATCGAGCAGTCCTTGAAGATCGCCGAGAGCATGAAGGcgatctcgcgctcgcgaaTAGTCCAGGTGTTGGGGCGGGCACCGGCTCCCGGGTCGGCGAGATACTTCTTGGCGAAGGAGGTGatctcggcggcggtcgGCTCGGGAACAAACTCCGGCGCGAAAGGCTCGACACCCGGGTTCGCCTCTGAGAACTGCCTCGCGAGATCCGAGATGTTCGTTGCGTCGAGTGTGCTCTGCAGCTGTTTGAGCTGCTGCAGCGCACCCGACTTCTCGAGGagagggatgaggaagtCGGCCGTGCCGTCCGAGaggtcgccgtcgcgcgcggTGGGGATAAGCTcggcctggggtcagctccTTTGATCGAAAACTAGCTGTACGTACACTCAATGGCAGGACCTTCTTGCCGTCCACGTAGACGCGGAGGTTGTTCTTGTCGCCGGCATGAGCGTGCCACTGGGCCCagaggccgtcgagggccTTGCGGACGAGCGGGCGGTCGCCCGAGTAGAGGTCGATAGGACAGTATACGGTACCCTCAATGCTCTCGCCGCGGTAGTGCTGGTGCAAGCAGAAGCGGCAGTTGCGCGTCTTGATGGGGATCGACTCGAGTGGGGTAAGGTGCTGTGCCAGAGGAAGGAAACCCCACTTGGGCTTGATCTCGATGGCAAGGACTTTCTCGCCGACTACGCCACAAGTCAGGTCATCCATGAGTTGCGCCGGACGGCCGTAGTCGACGCTGTCGGCGAGTGGCCTGCCCTCGGCCCGACGTTCGGCGGGACGCATGATCTCCGTAGGGGTTacgacggcgcgcgtcCACGTTTCGTTGACGATGGCTGGCAAAGGCGaagcgaggaggctggcaGGAAGGAACTGGGGCAGGAGCTCGGCAGCCCAGGTGTGCCGCAcagcggcgtcggccgtggcgccctcggccttgacgagaCGCATTGCACGGCCTTGCAGCGCCGGATCAGTACCGCGGTAGCGGAAGATGACGTGggcgccgccctcgccgagatATACCCAGTCGGtgggcgccgagcgcgcgagCACGGGATCCATCTTGAAGGCCGCAggcgagatgggcgagaCGGGTGGCGAGCTTGTGGGACTGGGAATCAAGACCAtctcgcccatctcgccaATGGTGTATTCCGTAGGCGCGTCCGAGGCACCAGAACTCCTCGTGACGTGCCTCGACTCTCGCTGCTTGTATGCTATGGGCTGTAACGAACGGGATCTAGTAGGGGCAGCGTGAGAAGCCAGCTCTGCGAAATACGACTTGCGGCGGAACTTGTTTGCTAGACTGCTGAATCCAAACGCAGTGCTGAATCGAGAGGTCGCGGTCGTGGTACTGCTGGGAGAGAAGGAACGAAGCGGATCGGGGGAGCGGAGGTCAGGCATCGACTCGTCAATCGACACAGGGCGCTTGACCACACGCTTCGTGAccgtgacgaggagccAGTCGACCGAGTCGGGGTTCGATGGTGTCTGGAgaggctgcgcgagctgcacGAGTGCGAAGCGCGGCCACGAAGCAGACGCAACCGggtcgagctggccgtCTTCGACAAAGTGGATGAAGccgtcgtccatctcgacaatctcctcggccgagatgacgtaggacgtcgtcgtcttgCCTCCAGAGATGATGCGCTTCTTGGGGACCTGGAGGTGCGAGCTGCTGGAAGCGGACGCAGACGCTCCTGACGCCGCAGAGCTGGCAGAGAGGCGGAGGGGCGCCGTGGGCTTCTTCAAACTCAGGGAGAGATCGCTGACACCGTTGGACGCGTCACTGAAGCCGCTCTGCAAGAAGTCGTCCCACTGGGGTGGTGACGACGCGGAAGCGCGCGGAGGACTCAAGTTGATCGCCGAGCTCTGGCGGACCATGCCGCGATGTGGGCTCTCAGGGCCTGCAATATTGAGGCGCGGGATCTCGCACGACAtcgagcgccgacgcccaTCGATGGGCTGGTACAGGAGCTCATCGTCGGGGAGTCGTTTGGGGCTCCCGGGAGGCGTCGCAAAATCGAGCCCTTTGGCGGCCGCTAGTTCAACCAGGAACTCACGCGAATCGGCGGAGATTACCATGTCGAGCGTGACAGCGTTATCCTGGCCTCGAATCGACACCCAGGTGGGCGCAGTCACGCCTTTGTCTAGCTTGGCGATGAGCGCGTCACCAAGCGCCTTCTCCGGGGCGGTTCCTGTGGGCAG
Coding sequences within it:
- a CDS encoding uncharacterized protein (Domain of unknown function (DUF1708)), producing MVSLFSLFSSKKRPKATDRRPTSPTSPKRTRSVRSPSKPSGQFKADAARRASSEGQGLATKRLKASAATATLSCTTATAQAQASTAGRSGPSHVPPRINISLPFEAQADEIDASLGLDGVGRTPVLTAAERRVLDAQRYTPADLQAVWEWLGPEFATRGAETVGIMLPRRLETSKDRQRQLGSLFILARRPELADKLPSLTSRYPTVPANEAAEAWKSRLVAVAKDTPNPVDLAEVLKTILRRLAGNTRPIIDPTTYIRFVQQEHAASYPRVAYATMLEPHLSKDVVGLLAALFEVVAAVAMHADTNSMSAGRLCHLFGWWLLGAIPDGTTSWNDLYEAYRLAGQRAEHIFYARVRWQTTQQKMPRRLVQLILSYPFGESSASSEHLPLPPASTFPRRVLHVTLGTDSTLPTGTAPEKALGDALIAKLDKGVTAPTWVSIRGQDNAVTLDMVISADSREFLVELAAAKGLDFATPPGSPKRLPDDELLYQPIDGRRRSMSCEIPRLNIAGPESPHRGMVRQSSAINLSPPRASASSPPQWDDFLQSGFSDASNGVSDLSLSLKKPTAPLRLSASSAASGASASASSSSHLQVPKKRIISGGKTTTSYVISAEEIVEMDDGFIHFVEDGQLDPVASASWPRFALVQLAQPLQTPSNPDSVDWLLVTVTKRVVKRPVSIDESMPDLRSPDPLRSFSPSSTTTATSRFSTAFGFSSLANKFRRKSYFAELASHAAPTRSRSLQPIAYKQRESRHVTRSSGASDAPTEYTIGEMGEMVLIPSPTSSPPVSPISPAAFKMDPVLARSAPTDWVYLGEGGAHVIFRYRGTDPALQGRAMRLVKAEGATADAAVRHTWAAELLPQFLPASLLASPLPAIVNETWTRAVVTPTEIMRPAERRAEGRPLADSVDYGRPAQLMDDLTCGVVGEKVLAIEIKPKWGFLPLAQHLTPLESIPIKTRNCRFCLHQHYRGESIEGTVYCPIDLYSGDRPLVRKALDGLWAQWHAHAGDKNNLRVYVDGKKVLPLSAELIPTARDGDLSDGTADFLIPLLEKSGALQQLKQLQSTLDATNISDLARQFSEANPGVEPFAPEFVPEPTAAEITSFAKKYLADPGAGARPNTWTIREREIAFMLSAIFKDCSMIIRAVLRNTGSGYELDEPKSTVKLIDTDLKPLTNMKKWYDLDEKLWRHWAETRGSEEQTVIIPAEPKDSPHHSYRNLTKTVGGTLAAAGGVYVMHGSPNPDESSAHSTASIDAANTALASAIPDPSPMDRADPEQDELEPEIRAALERFSPEGPECTDGQSIEPVAPAPEAPVAIVPAVIVPSPEVQPGVKTEAAAEPKMTAHAEPEAREVTAEVVVEKVEPAAETVELPEPVSEPVAKPVVKVETEEPALEVVASPAAEVVPIASDEKVDDLAEPATKEAAAPVESATLVEEPSSTTDKKAGFIALAATGVAAAAAVASNGTLRSPSTTSATLSPKNIEHSPSSGSLTTPENTLRRKTSDLEGMSRVARISSLFNRRASQTSPVLPTKPLKPAPSPKSPKHEKDKEEGFASRFLKPKKSGVTRTTPTAPVAAAAAATAGVAAAAAIVLKEDKDKSEAPPEVKAETEVEAVPQVVEEPAVKEIAEAAETMEPATEDQPQTTAQDKSGATEETTEPKPTELVAESSPAGEPTLEVSPIPAAESIPVESEPIAGVGVTPPAVGETKEITEAETAPTEVVNEATSVLALASAEPVPETVTESVTEAITEPAVETAPELSKEIKASTGVEPVVAVLPTTEADSEVVASGVAPSPEAPAQVEVPAPDEIAPPAEIPAPASEETSEVKAAETAEASTAAVIFASSPEQATETVELEDAAPATAESEHTALATEPVADEVPSEVSRELSASPRTPAMPIRETFSSVENTPASSYTPARLARQGSLSATKAGQFPRLSAFGDDLRIASPDLANLRQSPPPHTGSPLMDGPMIVPTKSIESPAESPLRKADTAFPRLSAFIDKDTPGIDALRELGESEIPSVPTPIQEESRSLQPSPNVATFAESSAPIKAPPLDAFGITAAPVVTATEVAPNAPPLAPAFDSDASSLQASSEARLKRSASPSPSPHLISTSTEPYEAELSHVAEGPAEPASDESQLLAEGSTIDLNSPIKPKETTTTKVDVTATTPEHVARYESAALPPLPHMRTASVASTVDSLLESDRFATAPASPLSNTPIVSTDSLGFKVDEVREPTTPRAT